The Panicum virgatum strain AP13 chromosome 6K, P.virgatum_v5, whole genome shotgun sequence nucleotide sequence AACTTACGGTCAGCCATAATATTAGACAACCGTACGGCCCGCCCATAATAGGAAAGTCCTAGTTAACTACGTTTTTTTTCTGGCAACCCACATTTTTGTGTCTGCTGGGCGTCTTTCGCGCGCCAACTCCCGCTAGTTGCGCGCCAAACCTAGCCCCAACGGGCCCACCAGAAAAAGCAATTTGCCTCTCCGCGCCCCTCTCTCCATACCCCCACCAATCACCGCACGCTGAAAAAATTGCCGGAGCAAAATAAACCGGCCGCcaggcaatggcggcggcgcataAAAAAAGCACGGGCGAAGAAGAGGATCAGCAAAAGATGAGGTATGCTCATCTGGTAGTGTACTTTTGCACTTTGATAGGACTTTATGTACCAATGATCTGCAATTTGGTTGTTAGGGTTCTAGCAACATGTTAAATTCACAGGAAAACCTACTAAACCACATCCTCTGCACAGAGAAACGGCAACCCCAAAAAGGTGTTCTACAAACTAAGTTCATCAATTTGCTTGCTACGGATCTGATTGCTGGATGCTTTGCACCCATGTCCACTGCATGGTGGGATGTGCCTAATTGCTCCACTTTGTCCACTGCATCCTCCAAAATCCATAGTTGTATACCTGAAAGGTTGCACATAGAAAACTGGATTAGCGTTGTTTGGTACTGAGAAAGTAAAGAATTGCCAGCACAAAAATGCTGAATTGCTTGCACATAATATATGATTTGCCTGATATGACTAGGCCTTGTCTGCCAACTAAAATCGATATAAAGGCATGGCTAGGGGTTGATGCCTAACATGGCTGTTGCTTTGATgcatctcaaaaaaaaactttcatgTTGCGTGCCTGTAACAAAAAAAATGCTTTGTCCAGGTGaattgaagaaaagaaaaagacaaataCGATAATGGATCTGAACGAGCTCCCGCCAGATTTTGATTATGATTTTCTAGATGAGTCAGAAGCAAATCCTTCGTATTGCACTTAGATAGTTCCTTGTGGAGGGGCAAAGACGGTTCATGACACTGAACATGCTGCTGTCAGCAACAATGAAGGTCCTAATGGTGATGGTATTGGTGCTATTGGCAACAATATAGCTGTAGATGCACCTACAATGGATGTCAGCAACGATGAAGGTCCTAATGGTGATGATATAGGTGCTGTTGGCAACAATATAACTGAAGATGCACCTACAATGGTTGATAACACCCAAGATGTGGCTGTTGCGGAGGATATTTGGTCCACACTTCCTGTGCCGTACACTGGGCAGACATTTGGCACTAAGCAGGAGGCAAGAGCGTTTTACAACTcatatgcaagaagaattggGTTCTCAGTTCGTACAGGCACTTCGCGGCTATCTGGTCCAGCAAGAGAGCAAAAGAAGGTGATGTTTGTTTGTAACAAGGAAGGGCATGGTAGAAAGGGGAAAGAGGAAGTACCTCCTGCTGAATCTGATGATAGCAATTATGAGATTGGAGAATCTGAAACTGAGAATAACAATGAGGGAAAGGGCAATGCAGACATTGATAAAAAGAAGCAGCTGGATGGtgggaggaaaagaaagagggaaAAAATGTTGCATACAGATTGCAAAGCAAGAATGGTTGTTAAGATGATTGGTGATAGGTGGCATGTGATCTATTTTGCTCCAGATCACAACCATGACCTTGTTGTAAAACCTTCCCTGAAGAAGTTCATGAGATCTCACAAAGGCATCCCTAGGGAGAAAAAGGAATTTATTGCCTTGTTGCATGGTTGCAATTTAAGCACTGGGCGCATCATGCAACTTATGAACGAGTTCTATGGGTCTGCGCAGCTAGTTCCATACGAAGGGAAGGATGTTGGAAACTTTCACTCCACCATTCGGAAAACAGAAAAGTATCGGGACATACAGGAGATGCTGGACTACTTTAAAGAACTAGAGAAAGAAGATCCTAAGTTTTTCTACAAGATTAGGCTTGATGGTGAGCACAGGGTTGAGAGCTTGTTTTGGGTTGATGGAGCAGCCAGACATGCATACATTGAGTCATACCATGATTGTGTGTCCTTTGATGTAACATACATGACAAATATGTATGATATGCCCTTTACTCCATTCATTGGGATCAATAGGCATGGGCAGTCATTCCTATTGGGTTGTGCCTTCCTAAGGGATGAAAAGACACCTAGCTACACTTAGTTATTTGAAACATTTCTAGAAGTAATGAAAGGCAAGGCGCCGGTGAGTATTATCACTGATCAAGATGCTGCAATGAGATCTGCAATTGCTAAGACATTCCCAAATACTAATCACCGGAACTGCTAGTGACATATTATGGATAAATTTTCTTGGGCGATAGGACCTGTTTTGGCTGCAAATGCTAAGCTGGAAGATGACTTCAAAGAGTGCTCAAACCACACAGTGAATCCTGCTGAACTTGAAGCAAAATGGGCAGCAATGATAGAAAAGTATGTGTTGCATGATGATGTGCACTTTCAGCACCTATATACGATAAGGAGCAATTTTGTGCCAGCGTTCTATATGCACTGTTTCTACCCTTTCTTGCAGTCCACTCAAAGGAGTGAGGGGTTCAATTCAGTCCTAAAAAGGTATATCAACCCGAACATGTTTGTTCTGCATTTTGTTAGACAATACCAGAAGATTTATGACAAGTGTCTGGTAGCACAGGATGGGAAAGACTTCAGGACAGATGACAGGGATAGGAGAAGATGGTCTAAATACCATATTGAGAAGCATGCATCTACTGTGTACACCAAAAAACTTATTCTATAGATTCTCTAAAGAGTTTGAGAAGACAGCTGAATATGACGTGAGATCGGGAAGTGAATTCCAATACTATCTGGTGCCCAACAACAACTTTGTTTATGGATACGGAAAAAGAACATATCTTGTGACAGCGATTGAGGATGAGGGCAGCTATTACTGTGAGTGTAGCAAGTATGATAGGGATGGGATAATATGCTGTCACATTATGAAGATAATGACAAGACTTGGTGTAAAGGCAATACCTGATCGCTACATATTGAAAAGGTGGACACAAGAAACATGTGATGCAACTGAAACTGCTGATCCTAGTGCGCATGTGGAAGCTGACTATATAGCCCGTGGTATGCCACTTAGCAATAGGAAGACCTTGTGGTTCACCAATCTGTCTACTACGTTTGCAAGGTTGCCTGCTAAAGGGTGTGAATCTAGAGAAACTTATACTCTTGTCGATATTCATATCAAGGAGATGCGCTCTGCACTTGATGAAATTAAGAGAAGAAAAAGACCAAGTGCACACAGGGGGTGCGCAACAACTCAGCCCCCTAAAGCAGCTGATGTTGCTATTTCTGCAACTGAAAATGCGACAGGGATACAACCTACTTCTGCTGTTGCTAATGAAAACATTGTTGCAACTACAGGACTTTTGCCAGCATTACCATTAGGTACGTAGGGACCCCCCCTCTACTGACAAAACTAGTGAAAAACCCTACTTAAAAGTTGCTAGTTAAAAGTGGatgcatgaaaaaaaaatctgaaaacatatGAAAATCTTTATTTTCAGAAGTTGGTGATGGCGGTGGGTCTCCTGGCATTCCTACTGCTGCTGCAATGTCAGACCCTGTCGGCAACCCACCAAGGTCAAAGGTGAAGGGGCGTAAGAAGGAGAAAAGGCTAAAAAAAGGTATGAATGAAGAggcaaagaagaagaacaagtgtGGGATCTGCAAGTCCAGTGGTtgtagaaaagcttgttgacgctccttagcgccccaatttatgtaccacaagcgcacggatcgtggtagcttttcccttagagtactcccccaaggtttattaatctgtggatcgacaaagaactacataaggttttccatctaatctaacggatctatcctaacatgaagcatagattccatataaactgaacacttgatagatatgaatgaagcataagtgttcatcacacccacaacagtagatgagataacacaaccaaggagctagggcctttcgtctctaggtacggtcctagtcaaaaaggtgatcaaaacatagattgcatctcaactaaaggtacacagaatcatctctcagaaaggcggctcgcaagcggcctactttcccaaggtcgtcGGTGCGAGGTGCATGTTGACGCcaaaggtttcccaaagctttaccccaaacgcccaccaagtgctcttactcaaagctcctcctcttggtggtcgcgcaacgactcccatggtactcgccatcgatcctattccacatcatgtcattgctagaacttttccctctgccatgctgtcaccacaccggagtaatcaaccaactagctaaaacacgctacctcaacgtatccgcaagatatagactaatcaccacgaatagatctaatcttactatgaacatatggatgcatcacatatgagaaagaaagcatgcattgaagtagaccaaagtcgagacaactagaataaagagtagattgatatcaccatcgtgtgtgtacataccccgaggaatgttggggatgactcccgaactccaccatgggacaacctcgcagggaggccatggtggctaggggtggcctaagccatctcctaggtaccctcgaagactcaCGGTGGCCGATAGCCTCCTTTGGtgttggccctaggttttcgtcgagttctgggtggatggataccgcgagttgaataaggtgcgagctatttatgagccgaggaagccaccggtcgaaggggaggccgaaccgcctcggaaacaggctaggccggccggctcatgggcctaggccggccggccaaccctctttcgggcccgcctcggtctcatctttcgcgtgtagactcctcgcatcttctagagtttatgtccttcacgattgcacccttttggacgtcgttatcttggagttatcttcgaggaaaggagaggatagagaatccttccttaaatcttcatttgctttgcttattcttgaagtatcttgatctcatcttcatgggtttggtcctttgggctctcttggaggatggatgtgcatgaatgggcttcgaatcaacatgggctttggccttcatctttctctgtgttagcgctcgatcacgggcctcgtcatttcatgctccaaaataggcaaaAAACCTGCAAAATCGAAGTtcttccaaaatatatgtgcaaatgtgaaaatgaccaataattaggccggggttaggacggttagtgattttgatattaaattcatgccattatcaaggataaacaagggataaaatgggtacttaaggagcgccaacataatttatgtaccgcaagcgcacggatcgtggtagcttttcccttagagtactccccccaaggtttatcaattcgtggatcgacaaagaactacctaaggttttccatttaatctaacggatctatcctaacatgaagcatagattgcatataaactgaacacttggtagatatgaatgaagcataagtgttcatcacacccacaacagtagatgagataacacaaccaaggagctagggcctatcgtctctaggtacggttctagtcaaaaaggtgatcaaaacatagattacatctcaactaaaggtacaaggaatcatctctcagaagggcggctcgcaagcggcctactttcccaaggtcgccgaTGCGAGGTGCATGttgacgcctaaggtttcccaaagctttaccccaaacgcccaccaagttCTCTTACTcaaagctcctcctcttggtggtcgcgcaacgactcccatggtactcgccatcgatcctattccacatcatgtcatcgctagaacttttccctccgccatgctgtcaccacaccggggtaatcaaccaactagttctttggccttcgtctttctccgtgttagcactCGATCACAGTCGTCGTCATTTCatactccaaaataggccaaaaacctgcaaaaatgaagttcctccaaaatatatgtgcaaatgtgaaaatgaccaataattcggccggggttaggacggttagtgattttgatattaaattcatgccattatcaaggataaacaagggataaaatgggtacttaaggagcaccaacagtGGTCATAATGCAGGGATGTGCGCGAAGAAAAATGTGGAATAGGGTATTTAGGGGATCTATGGTGGTGTGGAACAGTAGCATATCATATTATGTACTTAGATGCTTTTAGTATTTGATATAGTTGCCTATTGGGATGTACTGAAATGATTGTACTATTTGATATAATTGCCTATTTGGAAGTATTGAAATGCTTATGAGAATGTGAATGATGATATTGCCTGTTTATAAGTACTTAAGTGCTTCTAATAATTGATATAATTGCCTGTTGTGAGGTACTAAAAAATGCTTATGAGAATGTGAAAAGGATCATACCTATGTCAAGTTTAGAATACTTTGCCACTCTGCGTCGTTTTCTTCATAGTTTAGCCAGTTGTATGTCCATATCTTGCGTATATTTGATACATCTTTCTCATTTAAAGTGTAGACATAGCGTCCATCCCAATATTGAGCATGGAGAAGCATATGAAATCCACAATCATGGCTGCGAGCATGGAAAAAAAGCACAGAAAATACAGGGGCTGTGTGAGTTTTTTTTACAATAAAAAAATGAGCTGGAAGTAATATTAACTTACATGTTGGTCTGCTTTGGAACTGCAATGTCCACAAGCTCATAATCGTCTATTGCATAGTCACTATCGCCATTATTGATATTCCACAAGAATTTTATTCCAGATAATACTTTGTTGCAGCATTCAGCCAATTTTGGATCTCCCAAAGTCCTCAAAGAGTTGATAAGTTCAAACCTTTTGTTTCGCAAATTAAGCACAATCATGAAATAATGGCCTGAGTGTGCATCATCCTGAACCAACTTCTGCAGAACAGGGAAGAATATATGTGTGTTTTTTCCACAACAAGTTAGATgattgaaaaaaagagaagcgAGACtgtaaaagaaaggaaaaaaggtGCGCACATACCAACTGTCGGTGGTGTAGGTTATTTGTATCCTTTTGGAACGCATGTGTAACAGCAGCCATACCAGTTTGgttattttgcaaaagagtctGCATGGGGGTTTGTGACAAAAAATGTAATGTTGCTGCTATTTTCTACCAGGTAAAGcaagagggaaaagaaaaaaaatgaagtgcTCTACTTACTGTAACATATAGCGGCATGACGAATCTGGTTGCACCCCTTTTCTTCTTGCCATTTAGCACATAGATGCCAACCTCTGCAATAGTGTTTTTCAACTTCCCACCTGGTTTTCATTTGCGGACCTGTTTTTCTTTATACTCTCCATAATTTCCTCAATCTTTGGTGCTGAACCATGGATAATGTCATACTTATTCTGCATGAAGTTAATAGCATCAACATCCAGCTCATACTTTACTTGATCACCCCCGTTTGGTAAATCTAGGATGTCGGCAACAGCTTCTGCTGTGACAGCAATCCTACCCCTCCCTGGAAACACCAGCTCTGACCTCTCGGAATCAAAACAGTCCACAAAGAGCCATGAAGCAAGACCCGTCGGCATAGTGGAGCAGGATATCTTTGGCAGACCATCAAAATTCACTTCCTCTATCATCTTGCGTTGTGGAACTGTCAAACTTGAATATAGCTTGACAAGCCTGGCAGGCGATGCTCTGTTTCTTCGGGACTACAGAAAATGAAAAGACAAGATTAGTTATTAAAAACTGTCAAACAAAGGATGGGTTAACAAATAGAGAGAAAAATAGTGCACCTCCATATTAGATGGTTGGGTGTGGCCATGTTGCCGCTTCTGCCCTCTTGCCATTGAAACCCTGCACATTATTAACGAAAAATATTAACTGATGCAGATTTAGTTGTAAAAGTGGAAGACATAAAAATATCATAACCCTGATCAACTTGTACAAAAATGGATTCATGCATCTAAAAAAGCGCGATGGGGGGGGGTGTAAAAACAGAAGAGGCAATTATGTTATTTGTTCTTGGGCAATTATAAATGAATGTTGACACAATTATAGCAAACAACTGGCAAATTCGATCGCTGTATGAAAAATGGATGCGCTACTTAAGACGAGGCTTGCTTGTTATTCTACGTGACTACAACAAAAAATACAGAAGCTAGCACACACAGGCCATGATCCACTTTGTTTGGAGTTAACATGCAGTCCTTATTCttgcaaaaaacaaaaaagaagatAACTCTGATGTACTTGCAAATAAAATGTTTGGTATGCTTGTGTGGAACCCCAGAAATAAGAAAAAGGAAATTACATTGTTTGAGCTTAGGCA carries:
- the LOC120713232 gene encoding uncharacterized protein LOC120713232; amino-acid sequence: MDLNELPPDFDYDFLDESEANPSNNEGPNGDGIGAIGNNIAVDAPTMDVSNDEGPNGDDIGAVGNNITEDAPTMVDNTQDVAVAEDIWSTLPVPYTGQTFGTKQEARAFYNSYARRIGFSVRTGTSRLSGPAREQKKVMFVCNKEGHGRKGKEEVPPAESDDSNYEIGESETENNNEGKGNADIDKKKQLDGGRKRKREKMLHTDCKARMVVKMIGDRWHVIYFAPDHNHDLVVKPSLKKFMRSHKGIPREKKEFIALLHGCNLSTGRIMQLMNEFYGSAQLVPYEGKDVGNFHSTIRKTEKYRDIQEMLDYFKELEKEDPKFFYKIRLDGPVLAANAKLEDDFKECSNHTVNPAELEAKWAAMIEKFSKEFEKTAEYDVRSGSEFQYYLVPNNNFVYGYGKRTYLVTAIEDEGSYYCECSKYDRDGIICCHIMKIMTRLGVKAIPDRYILKRWTQETCDATETADPSAHVEADYIARGMPLSNRKTLWFTNLSTTFARLPAKGCESRETYTLVDIHIKEMRSALDEIKRRKRPSAHRGCATTQPPKAADVAISATENATGIQPTSAVANENIVATTGLLPALPLEVGDGGGSPGIPTAAAMSDPVGNPPRSKVKGRKKEKRLKKGMNEEAKKKNKCGICKSSGCRKAC